From Calothrix sp. PCC 6303, a single genomic window includes:
- a CDS encoding WG repeat-containing protein translates to MNKIIHHQFSYFIVLIGMIINYQTPALGRYSTEQIYNSVNPEKISNKLFRFIQDGKYGFIDEYGNVVISPQFDLADGFVGGLAQVKIGEKYGYINRIGKRVIPPKYRSSSTFENGLAVVTIDSKYGYINGTGTTVISPQFEDAMGFKNGLAPVQIGDKWGYITSDGKFRIQPQFEAALHFYEGLAAVQIDGKWGYIDIDGKVVIQPKFESSFRFSEGLAAVQINDKYGYINTAGYIVIPVQFQDAEEFSSGLAAVQIGEKWGYINPRGENAIAFEFNRAATFSQGLAAVKVGEKYGFIDKTGKIVISPKYELALSFTDGLALVYVRSRSGYINPEGKFVWKPTR, encoded by the coding sequence GTGAATAAAATAATACATCATCAGTTTTCATATTTTATCGTCTTAATAGGGATGATTATTAACTACCAAACACCAGCTTTAGGGAGATATTCCACTGAACAAATATATAATTCGGTAAATCCAGAAAAAATATCAAATAAACTATTCAGATTCATTCAAGATGGAAAATATGGTTTTATAGATGAATATGGAAATGTTGTTATTTCACCTCAATTTGATTTAGCTGATGGTTTTGTTGGTGGATTAGCCCAGGTGAAAATTGGTGAAAAATATGGATATATTAACCGCATAGGTAAAAGAGTAATTCCACCAAAATATCGGTCATCATCTACTTTTGAAAATGGTTTGGCAGTGGTGACGATTGATTCTAAATATGGGTATATTAATGGAACGGGAACAACAGTAATATCACCTCAATTTGAAGATGCCATGGGTTTTAAAAATGGGCTTGCACCTGTGCAAATTGGTGACAAGTGGGGTTATATTACTTCAGATGGAAAGTTCAGAATTCAACCTCAATTTGAAGCAGCATTACATTTTTATGAGGGTTTAGCAGCAGTTCAAATAGATGGTAAATGGGGTTATATTGATATTGATGGGAAAGTCGTCATTCAACCAAAATTTGAAAGTAGTTTTCGCTTTTCGGAAGGTCTAGCCGCAGTTCAAATCAATGATAAATATGGTTATATAAATACTGCTGGATATATTGTAATTCCAGTTCAGTTTCAAGATGCTGAAGAATTTTCCAGCGGACTTGCTGCGGTGCAAATTGGTGAAAAATGGGGATATATTAACCCACGAGGTGAAAATGCGATCGCATTCGAGTTTAACAGGGCTGCAACTTTTTCTCAAGGCTTGGCAGCTGTGAAGGTAGGGGAAAAATACGGATTTATCGATAAAACCGGAAAAATAGTCATTTCACCGAAGTACGAATTAGCACTCAGCTTTACGGATGGTTTAGCATTGGTTTATGTACGCAGTCGTAGTGGTTATATCAACCCTGAGGGTAAATTCGTTTGGAAACCAACTCGGTAG
- a CDS encoding vWA domain-containing protein: protein MASNRDYTLIIDKSGSMSTPDQLGGRSRWEIAQESTIALARKCEQFDPDGITVYVFSGRFKRYEDVTADKVAQIFMENDPAGTTNLAGVLQDAVNNYFQRKTAGTTKPNGETILVITDGEPDDRKAVFEVIITATRQMDRDEELAISMIQVGKDPQATKFLKALDDQLESVGAKFDICDAITLDDMEDMSLADILMNAITD, encoded by the coding sequence ATGGCTAGTAACAGAGACTACACGCTAATTATCGATAAAAGTGGTAGTATGTCCACTCCTGACCAGTTGGGTGGCAGAAGTAGATGGGAAATTGCTCAGGAATCCACCATTGCCTTAGCAAGAAAATGTGAGCAATTTGACCCAGATGGAATTACTGTATATGTATTTTCCGGTAGATTTAAACGCTACGAGGATGTCACCGCAGATAAAGTTGCACAGATTTTTATGGAGAATGATCCTGCTGGAACAACAAATTTAGCAGGTGTTTTGCAGGACGCAGTTAATAACTATTTTCAGCGAAAAACTGCGGGGACAACTAAACCCAATGGTGAAACAATATTAGTTATTACTGATGGGGAACCGGATGATCGGAAAGCAGTATTTGAGGTCATTATTACTGCAACTAGACAAATGGATCGTGATGAAGAATTAGCTATTTCCATGATTCAAGTTGGCAAAGATCCGCAAGCAACTAAATTTCTTAAAGCATTGGATGATCAGTTAGAAAGTGTAGGGGCAAAATTTGATATCTGCGATGCCATAACTTTAGATGATATGGAAGATATGAGCCTTGCAGATATATTAATGAATGCAATTACAGATTAA
- a CDS encoding vWA domain-containing protein codes for MLENRDYTLIIDKSGSMATPDQKGGKNRWSAAQESTFALASKCEQFDPDGITVYVFSGKFKRYENVTSLKVSQIFQENDPSGTTDLAGVLKHATDSYFARKNNKESKPNGEIILVITDGEPDDRKAVMRVIIEASRQMERDEELAISFIQVGNDPQATRFLKVLDDELQSAGAKFDICDTITMDDMEDISLSEVLMNAITD; via the coding sequence ATGTTAGAAAATCGTGACTATACCCTAATTATTGATAAAAGCGGTAGCATGGCAACTCCTGATCAAAAGGGAGGTAAAAATCGCTGGTCTGCTGCACAAGAGTCAACTTTTGCTTTAGCTAGTAAGTGCGAACAGTTCGATCCTGATGGGATTACAGTATACGTTTTCTCAGGAAAATTTAAGCGTTATGAAAATGTCACATCGTTAAAAGTATCACAGATTTTTCAGGAAAATGATCCATCGGGAACAACAGATTTGGCAGGAGTTTTAAAACATGCTACTGATAGTTATTTTGCTCGCAAAAACAACAAAGAATCAAAACCAAATGGTGAAATTATATTAGTTATCACCGATGGGGAACCAGATGATCGTAAGGCAGTGATGCGGGTAATTATTGAAGCATCTCGCCAAATGGAACGTGATGAAGAATTAGCAATTTCTTTCATCCAAGTTGGAAATGATCCACAAGCGACACGTTTTTTAAAAGTTTTGGATGATGAATTGCAAAGTGCCGGGGCAAAGTTTGATATTTGCGACACCATAACTATGGATGATATGGAAGATATTAGTTTATCGGAAGTATTAATGAATGCAATAACTGATTAA
- a CDS encoding dihydrofolate reductase family protein gives MATKFILYIATSLDGYIAKLDGGIDWLPSPEVMGESNSYTQFYDSIDALVMGSTTYEQVLGFGDWVYPGKPSYILTSRNLSTVRTDIFFARGGIEEVIKEINQKGYQRVWVIGGGKVASAFMQHNLVDEYIITIIPIILGAGISLYQLVPELKLDLIHANSDSSGMVELYYRKLNS, from the coding sequence ATGGCAACAAAGTTTATTCTTTACATTGCTACTAGCCTTGATGGCTACATTGCAAAATTAGATGGAGGGATAGATTGGCTACCATCTCCTGAAGTAATGGGAGAAAGTAACAGTTACACTCAGTTTTATGACTCAATTGATGCGCTGGTTATGGGTTCAACAACCTATGAACAAGTTTTGGGATTTGGAGATTGGGTATATCCTGGCAAACCTTCTTATATTTTGACATCTCGAAATTTATCAACAGTCCGTACTGATATATTTTTTGCTAGGGGTGGTATTGAAGAAGTTATAAAGGAGATAAATCAGAAAGGATATCAACGAGTTTGGGTAATCGGTGGTGGAAAAGTTGCATCGGCATTCATGCAGCATAACTTGGTGGATGAATATATCATTACTATTATTCCGATTATTTTGGGAGCAGGTATTTCACTTTATCAATTGGTTCCCGAATTAAAGCTCGATTTGATTCATGCAAATTCAGATTCGTCAGGTATGGTAGAGCTTTACTACAGGAAGCTAAATAGTTGA
- a CDS encoding salt stress protein, Slr1339 family, which translates to MDEIDKLLAEIQQEYSQPKPKLPNSNSQTPQNKSASSTPKKSGSNSVDRLLTEVQADFQEKDLAEELQHKQQIEAERIKKEQLKIQQAEVFKKQAEDWLKNLDPLSSEGLWFERFAEQYPSKLEAAVEYLASN; encoded by the coding sequence ATGGATGAGATAGATAAACTGCTTGCAGAAATTCAGCAAGAGTATTCACAACCTAAACCTAAGCTACCAAATTCAAATTCTCAGACACCACAAAACAAATCTGCTAGTTCTACACCAAAAAAGTCTGGTTCAAATTCGGTAGATAGACTTTTGACAGAGGTGCAAGCAGATTTTCAAGAGAAAGATTTAGCTGAAGAATTGCAGCATAAACAGCAAATAGAAGCAGAAAGAATTAAAAAGGAACAATTAAAGATTCAGCAAGCAGAAGTTTTTAAAAAGCAAGCTGAGGATTGGTTAAAAAATTTGGATCCGCTTTCTTCGGAAGGACTTTGGTTTGAAAGGTTTGCAGAACAGTATCCTTCTAAGTTAGAAGCAGCGGTGGAGTATTTGGCAAGTAATTGA
- a CDS encoding 2TM domain-containing protein — protein sequence MTSENNQNRSYSQEDIQQILQIAIAHQVKDDNKEFSYQQLAEIAGELEIAPELLQKAESDWLFNQRENQQRQDFNNFRNYRFKKRFVKFAIVNTVLLLLDLISGGGLSWSLYILVFWGLGISLNAWNTFQLQGEDYEFAFQKWYQQRQLKQSFGKVFNRVLAAVNR from the coding sequence ATGACATCTGAAAATAATCAAAATCGTTCTTATAGCCAAGAAGATATTCAGCAGATTCTCCAGATTGCGATCGCGCACCAGGTGAAAGACGATAATAAGGAGTTCTCTTATCAGCAGTTAGCAGAAATCGCTGGGGAACTGGAAATAGCACCGGAGTTACTCCAAAAAGCTGAATCTGATTGGTTATTCAATCAGAGGGAAAATCAACAAAGACAAGACTTTAATAACTTTCGTAACTACCGATTTAAAAAGCGCTTCGTTAAGTTTGCCATAGTGAATACTGTTTTATTACTACTGGATTTAATTAGCGGCGGTGGTTTATCCTGGTCACTATATATCTTAGTCTTTTGGGGATTGGGAATTAGTCTGAATGCTTGGAATACTTTCCAGTTACAGGGAGAAGACTACGAATTTGCCTTTCAGAAATGGTATCAGCAACGTCAGCTAAAACAATCTTTTGGGAAAGTCTTCAATCGAGTTTTAGCGGCAGTGAATCGTTAA
- a CDS encoding DUF2949 domain-containing protein — MENRRFAQFVRFLEADLAIPTSDLLLALRHSEQNLSILPMILWQYGLISVTQLDQIFDWLYGNV; from the coding sequence ATGGAAAACCGTAGATTTGCTCAATTTGTTCGATTTTTAGAAGCCGATTTAGCAATACCAACGTCAGATTTGTTACTGGCATTACGCCACTCTGAGCAAAATCTCAGTATATTGCCAATGATTCTTTGGCAATATGGATTAATTAGCGTGACTCAGTTGGATCAAATTTTTGACTGGCTGTATGGCAATGTTTAA